The Budorcas taxicolor isolate Tak-1 chromosome 8, Takin1.1, whole genome shotgun sequence genome includes the window ACGAGGACTGGGTAAATGCTGATGAAATGGAAGAAGATGATTTTGACAGCAATGCAGTTGCTGCTGAGAGTGCATTAGACAGACTGGCTTGTGGGCTCGGTGGAAAACTTGTTTTACCAATGACTAAGGAGCATATCATGCAGATGCTGCAGAGCCCTGACTGGAAATACCGACATGCTGGACTAATGGCCTTATCTGCTATTGGAGAAGGATGCCATCAGCAAATGGAATCAATTTTAGATGAAACAGTTAactctgttttgctttttcttcaggatCCTCATCCAAGGGTGAGGGCTGCAGCCTGTACTACACTTGGACAGATGGCTACAGATTTTGCACCTAACTTCCAAAAGAAATTCCATGAAACTGTGATTGCAGCTCTGTTGCGTACTATGGAAAATCAAGGTAATCAGCGTGTACAGTCACATGCAGCTTCTgcgcttattatttttattgaagactGTCCCAAATCATTGCTGGTTCTATATTTGGATAGTATGGTAAGAAATCTACATTCCATCTTGGTGATTAAACTTCAAGAGTTGATTCGCAATGGAACTAAGTTGGCCTTAGAACAGCTTGTGACAACCATTGCCTCAGTTGCAGATACAATAGAAGAAAAATTTGTACCATATTATGATATATTTATGCCCTCACTAAAGCATACTGTTGAGCTTGCTGTTCAAAAGGAACTCAAACTTCTGAAAGGAAAGACTATTGAATGCATTAGCCATGTTGGTCTTGCTGTTGGTAAGGAAAAATTTATGCAAGATGCATCAAATGTGATGCAGTTATTGTTGAAGACACAATCAGACTTAAATAATATGGAAGATGATGACCCTCAGACCTCTTACATGGTTTCAGCATGGGCTAGAATGTGTAAAATTCTTGGAAGTGATTTTCAACAGTACCTTCCACTGGTTATTGAGCCTCTTATTAAGACTGCTTCAGCTAAACCTGATGTTGCTCTCTTAGACACACAAGATGTGGAGAATATGAGTGATGATGATGGATGGCAATTTGTAAATCTTGGAGACCAGCAAAGTTTTGGAATTAAAACTTCAGGACTTGAAGCAAAAGCAACTGCTTGCCAGATGTTGGTTTATTATGCTAAGGAGTTAAGAGAAGGATTTATGGACTATACAGAACAAGTTGTAAAACTGATGGTTCCtttactgaaattttatttccatGACAATGTTCGAGTGGCAGCTGCAGAGTCCTTGCCTTTTCTCCTGGAATGTGCAAGAATTCGGGGGCCAGAGTATCTTGCACAGATGTGGCAATTCATATGTGATCCCTTAATCAAGGCTATTGGGACCGAACCTGATACAGATGTACTCTCAGAAATAATGAATTCTTTTGCAAAATCCATTGAAGTAATGGGAGATGGGTGCCTTAATGATGAACACTTGGAAGAACTGGGAGAAATACTGAAAGCAAAACTTGAAGGGCACTTTAAAAACCAAGAACTAAGACAGGtcaaaagacaggaagaaaactATGATCAACAGGTTGAAATGTCTCTGCAAGATGAGGATGAATGTGATGTTTATATTCTGACCAAAGTATCAGATATTTTGCACTCATTATTTAGTACTTACAAGGAAAAGATTTTACCGTGGTTTGAACAGCTACTTCCATTAATTGTAAATCTAATTTGTTCTAATAGGCCATGGCCAGACAGACAGTGGGGATTGTGCATATTTGATGATATCATAGAGCACTGCAGTCCAACTTCATTTAAATATGTTGAATATTTTCGGTGGCCAATGCTACTAAATATGCGTGACAACaaccctgaagtcaggcaagctgcTGCTTATGGCCTGGGTGTTATGGCACAGTTTGGTGGAGATGATTATCGTTCTTTATGTTCAGAAGCTGTTCCGCTGCTGGTAAAAGTTATTAAGTGTGCAAAttccaaaaccaaaaaaaatgtcATTGCTACAGAGAACTGTATCTCAGCAGTAGGGAAGATTTTGAGGTTTAAGCCTAACTGTGTAAATGTAGATGAAGTTCTTCCACACTGGTTGTCATGGCTTCCGCTGCATGAGGATAAAGAGGAAGCTATTCAGACTTTGAGTTTTCTCTGTGACTTAATTGAAAGTAACCACCCAGTTGTACTTGGTCCAAATAATTCCAATCTTCCAAAAATAATTAGTATAATTGCAGAAGGAAAAATTAACGAGACTATTAACTATGAAGATCCTTGTGCCAAACGCCTAGCTAATGTTGTACGTCAGGTACAGACTTCTGAAGAATTATGGTTGGAATGCATTTCCCATCTTGATGATGAGCAGCAGGAAGCCTTACAGGAATTGCTAAATTTTGCTTGAAGCACTTTAATATTACTTGAATATCATCCCCCATAAAAGTAACTCTAAGTAAGTGTTGTGAGTGGATTCCATTACGATTGAGAGAGCTGTTCTCTTCCTGCTAAGCAGTTTATATTCCTTCCCAGTGTTTCTCCATGATTAGTCAGTGTTATAGCCTCTGTTTACCTTGCATGTTTTATCAAATACAGACCTTGGTGATAACCTGTGCTTCTGTTGTCTTAAAATGTTTGTCACCTTTCCTCTATTTGATGTGAAGTATGTACATTGTTGCTATTTGTCTAAattcctgatgctgggcaagcaGTGTGCTTGGTGTCAGGGTGTCCTGCTGCCTAACACAAGATGTTAAGAGTGCACAAAGATGGGATAAAAGAACTTCCAGGACAAACTCTTTGGAATTGTGAGTGAAGAAGATAGTGGCAGGCTTATTCCTCCTTTATGATGCTCCTAGATTTCATAGTAATGGGAGGATGCTGGTATTGGAAAAGTTTTGAGATACTGCAGTGGATGTGGGGAGTTTTCTCCATAATACATAAGAACTTTTTAATAATGTCCTCCTGAGGCTGAGACATATCCATATTCTGCTTCCCAAGGTGTCCAGCTGATAGTTAAGAGAACTTTAAAATCTTAGCCAGATCAGTCTGCCTATTTTAACTTATCCAGGACTCTTAAGGACCACAGTTACTGTAAAGGGTATCCTGGTACATCTAACATTGGTAGCATATAACATACTGTAATACAGTATTTGACGAGTAAATGATTATTTGTGGGAGTCAATCACTGTTACGTGTTTGAGCagaatattgcattgtgtatgtAAGCCATTTTTCCCTGCAAAGCagttcaacaa containing:
- the RANBP6 gene encoding ran-binding protein 6, producing the protein MAASGSAGVPATVSGKQEFYQLLKNLINPSCMVRRQAEEIYENIPGLCKTTFLLDAVRNRRAGYEVRQMAAALLRRLLSSGFEEVYPNLPSDVQRDVKIELILAVKLETHASMRKKLCDIFAVLARNLIDEDGTNHWPEGLKFLVDSIYSKNVVLWEVALHVFWHFPGIFGNQERHDLDIIKRLLDQCIQDQEHPAIRTLSARAAAAFVLANENNIGLFKDFADLLPGILQAVNDSCYQDDDSVLESLVEIADTVPKYLGPYLEDTLQLSLKLCGDSRLSNLQRQLALEVIVTLSETATPMLKKHTNIIAQAVPHILAMMVDLQDDEDWVNADEMEEDDFDSNAVAAESALDRLACGLGGKLVLPMTKEHIMQMLQSPDWKYRHAGLMALSAIGEGCHQQMESILDETVNSVLLFLQDPHPRVRAAACTTLGQMATDFAPNFQKKFHETVIAALLRTMENQGNQRVQSHAASALIIFIEDCPKSLLVLYLDSMVRNLHSILVIKLQELIRNGTKLALEQLVTTIASVADTIEEKFVPYYDIFMPSLKHTVELAVQKELKLLKGKTIECISHVGLAVGKEKFMQDASNVMQLLLKTQSDLNNMEDDDPQTSYMVSAWARMCKILGSDFQQYLPLVIEPLIKTASAKPDVALLDTQDVENMSDDDGWQFVNLGDQQSFGIKTSGLEAKATACQMLVYYAKELREGFMDYTEQVVKLMVPLLKFYFHDNVRVAAAESLPFLLECARIRGPEYLAQMWQFICDPLIKAIGTEPDTDVLSEIMNSFAKSIEVMGDGCLNDEHLEELGEILKAKLEGHFKNQELRQVKRQEENYDQQVEMSLQDEDECDVYILTKVSDILHSLFSTYKEKILPWFEQLLPLIVNLICSNRPWPDRQWGLCIFDDIIEHCSPTSFKYVEYFRWPMLLNMRDNNPEVRQAAAYGLGVMAQFGGDDYRSLCSEAVPLLVKVIKCANSKTKKNVIATENCISAVGKILRFKPNCVNVDEVLPHWLSWLPLHEDKEEAIQTLSFLCDLIESNHPVVLGPNNSNLPKIISIIAEGKINETINYEDPCAKRLANVVRQVQTSEELWLECISHLDDEQQEALQELLNFA